Proteins encoded within one genomic window of Brassica rapa cultivar Chiifu-401-42 chromosome A09, CAAS_Brap_v3.01, whole genome shotgun sequence:
- the LOC103839886 gene encoding lipid transfer protein EARLI 1: MASKNSACLALFFALNILFFTLTAATDCGCSPNPKPKPGPSPKPKPLPSPRPPKHVPSPFVPSPSVPSPNPRPVTPPSNPGSSGNCPIDVLKLGVCGNVLSGLLNIQLGQPSAQPCCSLVQGLVDLEAAICLCTALKVNVLGINLNVPISLSVLLNKCNKKVPSGFECT, translated from the coding sequence atggCTTCAAAGAACTCAGCCTGTCTCGCTCTTTTCTTCGCTCTCAACATCCTCTTTTTCACGTTGACCGCTGCAACTGATTGTGGCTGTAGCCCAAATCCCAAACCCAAGCCGGGCCCAAGTCCTAAGCCTAAGCCGCTCCCAAGTCCCAGGCCCCCCAAGCATGTCCCAAGTCCGTTTGTTCCAAGTCCCTCGGTCCCAAGTCCAAACCCTAGGCCTGTCACACCTCCGAGCAACCCTGGCTCATCCGGAAACTGTCCTATAGATGTCCTTAAGCTTGGTGTATGCGGAAACGTTCTAAGTGGCCTACTCAACATACAGTTGGGTCAGCCATCAGCTCAACCATGCTGCTCGCTTGTTCAAGGTTTGGTTGACCTCGAGGCTGCAATCTGTCTCTGCACTGCTCTCAAGGTTAACGTTCTTGGAATCAACCTTAACGTTCCTATATCTCTCAGCGTTCTTCTCAACAAGTGTAACAAGAAGGTTCCGTCTGGTTTCGAATGTACTTGA
- the LOC103839883 gene encoding putative lipid-binding protein AIR1, whose protein sequence is MALKNSLAIFLAFNILFFALTEAARYGCPPSSYKPKPGPTTPAIETCPKDTVKLGVCVNALNLLNATLGAPPVKPCCSLIDGLVDLEAAVCLCTALKASILGININLPINLSLLLNVCNRKAPRGFQCP, encoded by the coding sequence ATGGCTCTTAAAAACTCTCTTGCCATCTTCCTTGCCTTTAACATTCTCTTCTTCGCCCTAACCGAAGCCGCCCGCTACGGTTGTCCACCATCATCTTACAAACCCAAGCCTGGCCCAACCACTCCTGCCATCGAGACATGCCCGAAAGATACCGTAAAGCTTGGTGTTTGTGTTAACGCGCTTAACTTGTTGAATGCGACATTAGGTGCTCCTCCGGTAAAGCCATGTTGCAGCCTCATTGACGGTTTGGTCGATCTTGAGGCTGCCGTTTGTCTTTGCACCGCGCTTAAAGCTAGCATTCTCGGCATTAACATTAACCTTCCAATCAACCTTAGCTTGCTCCTCAACGTTTGCAATAGAAAGGCTCCACGTGGCTTCCAATGCCCTTAA
- the LOC103839884 gene encoding uncharacterized protein LOC103839884 translates to MERYMTRRDTLVREKVKEEEDDCELDLLYLVHSDISSLLHQIDELVVKATKLKTLSKQEVESFRSVLSHMHSSLKPWFPRLQAAISSSQLLSKVQEEQSLMSKEELYDVESPEPTGFEPLVSPSPLVAWRCGDHNPDKGRQLFMLTPLPLRKSEFLKSKLKSKRVFPNPAATQPLQASKETSDCGLGVESLKAAGLGNSLVPVMDLSESLVESEPLPSVIIQSELLMTPCLKMSSPKTRTLFKPVPQRGKQEACKSTCSELGASTFNGSQSSESSGIDETDDLYSKYPELMGLKHAPIARKTDLEASPVWWFSPPKTSVLLEPPVNEKKPTDETGGSTTVSSFAFTNVKPEAAHTKEASRSMVVESTPLMKEAESVMTKNRPRAGESTLKKELWTRFEEASMHENRFSSMTTTMRGNKKKGFMEMLEEVCGNEEHELN, encoded by the exons ATGGAACGTTACATGACCAGAAGAGATACTCTTGTTAGAGAAAAAG ttaaagaagaagaagatgattgtGAACTGGATCTACTCTACCTTGTACATTCTGATATCTCGTCTCTTCTTCACCAG ATTGATGAGCTCGTTGTCAAAGCCACAAAGCTCAAAACTTTGAGCAAACAAGAAGTTGAATCCTTCAGATCTGTCTTGTCCCATATGCATTCCTCACTAAAG CCATGGTTTCCTCGGTTACAAGCAGCCATATCCAGTTCTCAATTGCTATCCAAGGTACAGGAAGAACAGTCTTTGATGAGCAAAGAAGAATTGTATGATGTTGAGAGTCCTGAGCCTACTGGATTTGAGCCCTTAGTCTCCCCTTCTCCTCTCGTGGCATGGCGTTGTGGTGATCATAACCCCGACAAGGGTAGACAGCTCTTTATGTTGACACCACTCCCCTTGCGAAAATCTGAATTCCTTAAATCCAAGCTGAAATCCAAAAGGGTCTTTCCAAATCCCGCTGCAACTCAACCGCTTCAAGCTTCTAAAGAGACAAGTGACTGTGGTCTAGGAGTTGAGTCGTTGAAGGCTGCAGGACTTGGTAACTCTTTAGTCCCTGTCATGGATTTGTCTGAAAGTTTGGTGGAGTCTGAGCCATTGCCTTCAGTGATAATTCAGTCTGAGCTTCTGATGACCCCTTGCTTAAAGATGTCGTCTCCGAAAACTCGTACACTGTTTAAACCGGTTCCTCAACGGGGAAAGCAAGAGGCTTGTAAGTCCACCTGCTCTGAATTGGGAGCTAGCACTTTTAATGGTTCACAGAGCTCTGAGTCGTCTGGCATTGATGAAACAGACGACCTCTATTCCAAGTATCCAGAGCTTATGGGGTTAAAACATGCTCCAATAGCTAGAAAAACCGATCTTGAAGCCTCGCCGGTTTGGTGGTTTTCTCCTCCCAAAACATCTGTTTTATTGGAGCCACCTGTGAATGAGAAAAAACCAACTGATGAAACCGGTGGATCAACAACAGTATCCTCATTTGCTTTTACAAACGTTAAACCAGAAGCAGCACACACGAAAG AGGCAAGCAGGTCAATGGTGGTTGAGAGTACACCATTGATGAAAGAAGCAGAGAGTGTAATGACCAAAAACAGACCAAGAGCGGGTGAGAGTACTCTAAAGAAAGAGCTGTGGACAAGGTTCGAAGAAGCATCAATGCATGAAAACCGTTTCAGCTCGATGACGACAACGATGAGGGGGAATAAGAAGAAAGGGTTTATGGAAATGTTAGAGGAAGTGTGTGGCAATGAGGAACACGAGTTAAATTGA